From Ananas comosus cultivar F153 linkage group 2, ASM154086v1, whole genome shotgun sequence:
AATGAAATCttaatccgggctagaagaccgaaatcaagttgaaggctaatgggccattcccattccggtcCGGAATaagaatcccaaaccgattcatgtgaaccaaacaaaattaaccgtatttgatcaaaccgaatcccattccatacccaaaatggaagaaccaaacaagcccttatatTTTAACTCGATGGTTCTATTGTTGGTGCTTATGATTCTCGGCTCTACTGCAATAATTTCTCTCTATGGTGTCGTCTTTTCCTATCAACATTAATGATTCATctcatctataatctataactatatattattcctcaataactgcaCACGTGTTGCGAGGAGGCCGTGGCGCGGGCGAGGGCTTGGGGCGCGGGCTGCCGCGGGTGCTGGCGTGGGCGGGCGCGGCGGCGCTGGCCGCGGGCACGGTGTGGCGCGTCCGGACTCGGGCGAGCTCCGACGCTGGGGCGCCGCGGGAGCTACGGCGTGCCTGGCCTGCGGGCCGCGGCCAGCCACGGGCGCAGGCAACGGGCGTGGGCGGCGGGCCGCCGGCGGCGGGGCGCGGCTCGCGGCGCATGGCAGGCCGCGGGGCGGGGCAACCAGGGCGGCCCGCGAGCTGCTGGTTCGGCCTCAGGCTAAGGGCCGCAGGCGGGCGCGAGTACGCGGCGCGCGGCGTGGGAACGCAGCACAGCGACGGGCCTCCGCGCGCGGACCATCTTAGCAGAAAGCTGAAAACAAAATCTGGGCTCCAAGCAGTGGGTGGTGTTGGCACGAGGTCTACACAGGCggaagtggcctcgtggaccgcattaGGACCTTtcattctcttcttctctctctctcctctctttattatatataatatatatatataatatatatatatatatatatatatatatatataatatatattaattttatttaataatatataaatactatatataatatttatttataaatattgtcattttaatttgtaaaaaaaaaggtatatagaataatattagttataaataatctatatataatttactatttatttttataaaatgtaaaatatataaagaaatgttaaataatttagactactggtattagatataaatattaattttataatattgagcattcacatataaattgtacattaaaaaataaaaaaaattgatgcagcttaagttaattttatatttaacgaaAATTAATTGTAAGATTCACAAACaatgatttctcttctcattcactaactatTGGGGGATtacgatacctactaaaattatttcactaactaatgggggactactatgcctactaaaatttttttgatgtacttattgcaccatttaaattttaaaattaatttttataaataattttcaaaattaaattttaaaataaataccCGCAACATCGCACGGGTCCCTTAACTAGTCTGTTTTAAATCGTGAACAACATGTAATTAAATTTTCTGCAACGTGGATTTATCAGGTGGGAGTTTTGAGCCCCCTTATTTTTAAGACGTTCAAGCTTTCGCCACTTGgtcgttggcgctaactattaatctcACAACCAatctcacgccatttcgaacatgactcggtccaatCCAGTCTCAtaccatttcgaacatgactcagcccaTATGCCCTCCTGCTACAGggtaggatgctggcccatttaagctaACAATCCCTCCCGACCCATTTAAGCTAACAATCCTTCCTTTAACACTTGCACATATTTGcagcatgcgggaatcgaaTCCGTGACCTttgactctgataccacttgtcgaatcgttggtgctaaccattaatcccgaaaactcgagctgttagaaatacacaaccaatttacttaaagcgtataAATACAGCATCCACAGGTCTCGATtctgactcggcccacccaacctcacgtcacttcgaatatgactcggcacatccagcctcacgccacttcgaacataactcggcccaacatggcctcccaCAATAAGGCAGGATGCTAGccaatttaagccaacaatcttccttccagcacctgcacatattaaccattaatcctaaaaacTCAAGcagttagaaatacgcaaccaattcacttaaagcgtacagatatagcgtcc
This genomic window contains:
- the LOC109727836 gene encoding uncharacterized protein LOC109727836 gives rise to the protein MKGPNAVHEATSACVDLVPTPPTAWSPDFVFSFLLRWSARGGPSLCCVPTPRAAYSRPPAALSLRPNQQLAGRPGCPAPRPAMRREPRPAAGGPPPTPVACARGWPRPAGQARRSSRGAPASELARVRTRHTVPAASAAAPAHASTRGSPRPKPSPAPRPPRNTCAVIEE